A window of the Lactuca sativa cultivar Salinas chromosome 7, Lsat_Salinas_v11, whole genome shotgun sequence genome harbors these coding sequences:
- the LOC111913651 gene encoding uncharacterized protein LOC111913651 encodes MAREIKEPCKKEACDIQACLSKNNFLPQRCIRVIQLLQSCCEQCENKSTHCGSVSGLLKQINK; translated from the exons ATGGCACGGGAGATCAAAGAACCCTGCAAGAAGGAAGCCTGCGACATTCAAGCTTGTCTCTCCAAGAACAACTTTCTTCCCCAAAG GTGTATCAGAGTTATTCAATTACTACAATCATGCTGTGAGCAATGCGAGAATAAATCAACTCATTGTGGCTCTGTTTCTGGTCTCTTAAAGCAAATAAACAAGTGA